In Trifolium pratense cultivar HEN17-A07 linkage group LG7, ARS_RC_1.1, whole genome shotgun sequence, a genomic segment contains:
- the LOC123900154 gene encoding probable WRKY transcription factor 31 isoform X1: MDTTINNNNKNKNKSPSTTIPFQVNLTSSNDSLSDHDENRPIINELDFFSTNNHENIASSSTSAPPYHHIHDHYTNPSSLLELKVNTSLNLLTTNASNDQSMVDADIPSNSEDKRGQLEAVVLQGELERLKVENHQLRNMLEERNRNYSTLQMHLVSLMQERKVEDCNEDKKQVEMKQNGNGGFLVPRQFMDLGLATNNSNVAADEPRSQDQSKAVGNNNEEGSKDEALVPDHDMKESDKGNERDDSPPNRVLPANNSNNVPNFSPQTNVEQAEATMRKARVSVRARSEAAMINDGCQWRKYGQKMAKGNPCPRAYYRCTMAHGCPVRKQVQRCAEDRSILITTYEGNHIHALPPAAMEMVQTTSAAARMLLSGPMTSPDGLMNPNFLTRAILPYSSSIATISASAPFPTVTLDLTEPPNSNQFPNNKNTNQFQFPFAQNFANSLLPQIFGQTLLNQTTFSGLQMSQDGENSQLGNQSQQQLADTVTAIASDPNFTTALAAAITSIIGAAQPNNGNNSTINNGNSTIANNNNGNVTSNNNANGSNKGNNPNSSGN, translated from the exons ATGGATACCACAAttaacaacaataacaaaaacaaaaacaagtctCCATCTACAACAATCCCTTTTCAAGTCAACCTTACCTCTTCTAATGACTCACTTTCTGATCATGATGAAAACAGACCCATCATCAATGAACTTGactttttctctacaaataacCATGAAAATATTGCCTCTTCTTCCACTTCTGCACCTCCCTATCATCATATACATGATCATTACACCAATCCTTCTTCTCTCTTGGAATTGAAAGTAAAC ACTAGTTTGAATCTTCTTACCACCAACGCAAGCAATGATCAATCCATGGTGGATGCTGACATACCAAGTAATTCAGAAGACAAAAGAGGTCAACTTGAG GCCGTTGTTCTTCAAGGTGAGCTTGAGAGATTGAAGGTAGAGAATCATCAATTGAGGAACATGCTCGAAGAGCGCAATCGGAATTACAGCACATTGCAGATGCATTTGGTGAGTTTGATGCAAGAGAGAAAGGTAGAGGATTGTAATGAAGATAAAAAACAAGTAGAGATGAAACAAAATGGAAATGGTGGATTTTTGGTTCCAAGGCAATTTATGGATCTTGGATTAGCTACTAATAATTCTAATGTTGCTGCTGATGAACCAAGAAGTCAAGATCAGTCAAAAGCAGTTGGAAACAACAATGAAGAAGGTTCCAAGGATGAAGCACTTGTGCCTGATCATGATATGAAGGAATCTGATAAGGGAAATGAACGAGACGATAGTCCTCCGAATCGAGTTTTACCTgctaataatagtaataatgttCCAAATTTTAGTCCTCAAACTAATGTTGAACAAGCTGAGGCTACCATGAGGAAAGCACGAGTTTCGGTTAGGGCTCGATCGGAGGCTGCTATG aTCAATGATGGATGCCAATGGAGAAAGTATGGACAGAAAATGGCGAAAGGAAACCCATGTCCTCGAGCTTATTATCGATGCACTATGGCTCACGGCTGTCCAGTGAGAAAACAG GTACAAAGGTGTGCTGAAGACAGATCAATACTCATAACAACATATGAAGGAAATCACATTCATGCATTGCCACCAGCAGCTATGGAAATGGTACAAACAACATCAGCAGCTGCAAGAATGCTTTTATCAGGACCAATGACAAGTCCTGATGGCCTAATGAATCCAAATTTCCTCACAAGAGCAATCCTTCCTTATTCATCAAGCATAGCAACTATCTCGGCCTCAGCACCATTTCCAACTGTTACATTAGACTTAACCGAACCACCAAATTCAAACCAATTCCCTAACAATAAGAACACAAATCAGTTCCAATTTCCGTTCGCTCAAAATTTTGCAAACTCATTACTACCTCAGATATTCGGTCAAACATTGCTTAACCAAACAACATTTTCAGGACTTCAGATGTCACAAGATGGAGAAAATTCTCAATTGGGTAATCAATCTCAGCAACAACTTGCTGACACAGTTACTGCCATTGCATCTGATCCTAACTTCACTACAGCATTGGCAGCTGCTATTACTTCCATTATTGGAGCTGCACAACCAAACAATGGTAACAACAGTACTATTAATAATGGTAACAGTACTATAGCCAACAATAATAATGGCAATGTTACATCTAATAACAATGCCAATGGAAGCAATAAAGGCAACAATCCTAATTCATCAGGAAACTAG
- the LOC123900154 gene encoding probable WRKY transcription factor 31 isoform X2 has translation MVDADIPSNSEDKRGQLEAVVLQGELERLKVENHQLRNMLEERNRNYSTLQMHLVSLMQERKVEDCNEDKKQVEMKQNGNGGFLVPRQFMDLGLATNNSNVAADEPRSQDQSKAVGNNNEEGSKDEALVPDHDMKESDKGNERDDSPPNRVLPANNSNNVPNFSPQTNVEQAEATMRKARVSVRARSEAAMINDGCQWRKYGQKMAKGNPCPRAYYRCTMAHGCPVRKQVQRCAEDRSILITTYEGNHIHALPPAAMEMVQTTSAAARMLLSGPMTSPDGLMNPNFLTRAILPYSSSIATISASAPFPTVTLDLTEPPNSNQFPNNKNTNQFQFPFAQNFANSLLPQIFGQTLLNQTTFSGLQMSQDGENSQLGNQSQQQLADTVTAIASDPNFTTALAAAITSIIGAAQPNNGNNSTINNGNSTIANNNNGNVTSNNNANGSNKGNNPNSSGN, from the exons ATGGTGGATGCTGACATACCAAGTAATTCAGAAGACAAAAGAGGTCAACTTGAG GCCGTTGTTCTTCAAGGTGAGCTTGAGAGATTGAAGGTAGAGAATCATCAATTGAGGAACATGCTCGAAGAGCGCAATCGGAATTACAGCACATTGCAGATGCATTTGGTGAGTTTGATGCAAGAGAGAAAGGTAGAGGATTGTAATGAAGATAAAAAACAAGTAGAGATGAAACAAAATGGAAATGGTGGATTTTTGGTTCCAAGGCAATTTATGGATCTTGGATTAGCTACTAATAATTCTAATGTTGCTGCTGATGAACCAAGAAGTCAAGATCAGTCAAAAGCAGTTGGAAACAACAATGAAGAAGGTTCCAAGGATGAAGCACTTGTGCCTGATCATGATATGAAGGAATCTGATAAGGGAAATGAACGAGACGATAGTCCTCCGAATCGAGTTTTACCTgctaataatagtaataatgttCCAAATTTTAGTCCTCAAACTAATGTTGAACAAGCTGAGGCTACCATGAGGAAAGCACGAGTTTCGGTTAGGGCTCGATCGGAGGCTGCTATG aTCAATGATGGATGCCAATGGAGAAAGTATGGACAGAAAATGGCGAAAGGAAACCCATGTCCTCGAGCTTATTATCGATGCACTATGGCTCACGGCTGTCCAGTGAGAAAACAG GTACAAAGGTGTGCTGAAGACAGATCAATACTCATAACAACATATGAAGGAAATCACATTCATGCATTGCCACCAGCAGCTATGGAAATGGTACAAACAACATCAGCAGCTGCAAGAATGCTTTTATCAGGACCAATGACAAGTCCTGATGGCCTAATGAATCCAAATTTCCTCACAAGAGCAATCCTTCCTTATTCATCAAGCATAGCAACTATCTCGGCCTCAGCACCATTTCCAACTGTTACATTAGACTTAACCGAACCACCAAATTCAAACCAATTCCCTAACAATAAGAACACAAATCAGTTCCAATTTCCGTTCGCTCAAAATTTTGCAAACTCATTACTACCTCAGATATTCGGTCAAACATTGCTTAACCAAACAACATTTTCAGGACTTCAGATGTCACAAGATGGAGAAAATTCTCAATTGGGTAATCAATCTCAGCAACAACTTGCTGACACAGTTACTGCCATTGCATCTGATCCTAACTTCACTACAGCATTGGCAGCTGCTATTACTTCCATTATTGGAGCTGCACAACCAAACAATGGTAACAACAGTACTATTAATAATGGTAACAGTACTATAGCCAACAATAATAATGGCAATGTTACATCTAATAACAATGCCAATGGAAGCAATAAAGGCAACAATCCTAATTCATCAGGAAACTAG
- the LOC123898344 gene encoding mitogen-activated protein kinase kinase kinase 17-like, whose amino-acid sequence MEWTRGNIIGHGSSATVYLATSRSSTDVSAVKSAETSLSNSKQLQREQRILSSLSSPYIVSYKGCNITKQNNKKLFNLFMEYMPFGNLSQATRGGRLNEATIAHYTRQIVEGLEYLHSKGVVHCDIKGSNILVCDKGVKIGDFGCSKMIDEIAPIAGTPLYMAPEVARGEEQGYPSDVWSLGCTIVEMATGFSPWSNVDDPVHVLFRVAYSDEVPMIPCFLSEQAKDFLEKCFMRDSKLRWSCSQLLKHPFLAEFDSGVEKIQEFDTCSPTSILEQGFWNCDEDSESLFFDDLGKTNFVNYPIGRIKKLALCSRDHPCWKWGDDNWITIRGNDADADAAEASISDDLDKSDFSDRISGDYFCEDYNNGKIRDSSFLVNSLNFERGIGRLMPHSTLDFL is encoded by the coding sequence ATGGAGTGGACTAGAGGCAACATCATCGGACATGGCTCATCCGCCACCGTCTACCTCGCCACCTCTCGTAGCTCCACTGATGTCTCCGCCGTTAAATCAGCGGAGACATCATTATCAAACTCAAAACAACTCCAAAGAGAACAGAGAATTCTTTCTTCTTTGTCCTCTCCTTACATAGTTAGCTACAAAGGTTGTAACATTACTAAGCAAAATAACAAGAAATTGTTCAATCTCTTCATGGAGTACATGCCCTTTGGAAACCTCTCTCAGGCGACTCGCGGTGGCCGGCTCAACGAGGCGACGATAGCACACTACACAAGACAAATTGTGGAAGGACTTGAATACTTACATTCAAAAGGTGTTGTGCATTGTGATATCAAAGGTAGTAACATATTGGTTTGTGATAAAGGAGTTAAAATTGGAGACTTTGGTTGTTCAAAGATGATCGATGAAATTGCGCCGATTGCCGGAACTCCATTGTATATGGCGCCGGAAGTGGCGCGCGGTGAAGAACAAGGGTACCCTAGTGATGTTTGGTCACTTGGATGCACAATTGTTGAAATGGCAACTGGGTTTTCACCTTGGTCCAATGTAGATGACCCTGTTCATGTTCTGTTTCGTGTTGCATATTCTGATGAAGTTCCTATGATTCCTTGTTTTTTGTCTGAACAAGCTAAGGATTTCTTGGAAAAGTGTTTTATGAGGGATTCTAAGTTGAGATGGAGTTGTAGTCAATTGTTGAAGCATCCATTTCTTGCTGAATTTGATTCTGGTGTTGAGAAAATTCAAGAATTTGATACATGTTCACCAACTAGTATTCTTGAACAGGGCTTTTGGAATTGTGATGAAGATTCAGAAAGTttgttttttgatgatttggGTAAGACTAATTTTGTGAATTATCCTATTGGTAGGATAAAAAAGTTAGCTTTATGTTCAAGGGATCATCCATGTTGGAAATGGGGTGATGATAATTGGATCACAATTAGAGGGAATGATGCAGATGCAGATGCAGCAGAGGCTTCAATTAGTGATGATTTAGATAAAAGTGATTTTAGTGATAGAATTAGTGGTGATTATTTTTGTGAGGATTATAATAATGGTAAGATTAGGGATTCTAGTTTTTTAGTTAATAGTCTTAATTTTGAGAGAGGCATTGGAAGGTTGATGCCCCATTCAACATTAGATTTTTTATGA